In a single window of the Phocoena sinus isolate mPhoSin1 chromosome 7, mPhoSin1.pri, whole genome shotgun sequence genome:
- the GMPPA gene encoding mannose-1-phosphate guanyltransferase alpha isoform X3, which produces MLKAVILIGGPQKGTRFRPLSFEVPKPLFPVAGVPMIQHHIEACAQVAGMQEILLIGFYQPDEPLTRFLEAAQQEFNLPIRYLQEFAPLGTGGGLYHFRDQILAGGPEAFFVLNADVCSDFPLSTMLEVHRHQPHPFLLLGTTANRTQSLNYGCIVENPQTHEVLHYVEKPSTFVSDIINCGIYLFSPEALKPLRDVFQRNQQDGQLEDSSGLWPGAGTIRLEQDVFSALAGQGQIYVHLTDGIWSQIKSAGSALYASRLYLSQYQLTHPERLAKHTPGGPRIRGNVYIHPTAKVAPSAVLGPNVSIGEGVTMGEGVRLRESIVLHGATLQAAASGSPPRCSY; this is translated from the exons ATGCTCAAAGCTGTGATCCTGATTGGAGGCCCTCAAAAGG gGACTCGCTTCAGGCCTTTGTCATTTGAGGTGCCCAAACCACTCTTTCCTGTGGCGGGGGTCCCTATGATCCAGCACCACATTGAGGCTTGTGCCCAG GTCGCTGGGATGCAGGAGATTCTGCTCATTGGCTTCTACCAACCTGATGAGCCCCTTACCCGGTTCCTAGAAGCTGCCCAGCAGGAGTTTAATCTTCCGATCAG GTACCTGCAAGAATTTGCCCCCCTGGGCACAGGGGGTGGTCTCTACCATTTCCGGGACCAAATCCTGGCTGGAGGCCCCGAAGCCTTCTTCGTGCTCAACGCTGACGTCTGCTCCGACTTCCCCTTGAGCACTATGTTGGAGGTCCACAGACACCAGCCTCACCCTTTCTTGCTCCTTGGCACCACG GCTAACAGGACACAGTCCCTCAACTATGGCTGCATCGTGGAGAATCCACAGACGCATGAG gtccTGCACTATGTGGAGAAACCCAGCACTTTTGTCAGTGACATCATCAACTGTGGCATCTACCTCTTTTCCCCGGAAGCCCTGAAGCCCCTTCGGGATGTCTTCCAGCGTAATCAGCAGGATGGGCAACT GGAGGACTCGTCAGGCTTGTGGCCTGGGGCAGGTACCATCCGCCTGGAGCAGGATGTGTTCTCCGCCCTGGCCGGGCAGGGCCAGATCTATGTGCACCTCACTGACGGCATCTGGAGTCAGATCAAGTCTGCAGG CTCAGCCCTCTATGCCTCCCGCCTCTATCTGAGCCAGTACCAACTCACTCACCCAGAACGCCTGGCCAAGCACACCCCAGGGGGTCCACGGATTCGAG GAAACGTTTACATCCACCCAACAGCTAAGGTGGCCCCGTCTGCTGTG CTGGGCCCCAACGTCTCCATCGGGGAGGGGGTGACCATGGGCGAGGGTGTGCGGCTCCGAGAGAGCATTGTCCTCCATGGAGCCACACTGCAG GCTGCCGCGTCCGGATCCCCGCCGAGGTGCTCATACTGA
- the GMPPA gene encoding mannose-1-phosphate guanyltransferase alpha isoform X1 has product MLKAVILIGGPQKGTRFRPLSFEVPKPLFPVAGVPMIQHHIEACAQVAGMQEILLIGFYQPDEPLTRFLEAAQQEFNLPIRYLQEFAPLGTGGGLYHFRDQILAGGPEAFFVLNADVCSDFPLSTMLEVHRHQPHPFLLLGTTANRTQSLNYGCIVENPQTHEVLHYVEKPSTFVSDIINCGIYLFSPEALKPLRDVFQRNQQDGQLEDSSGLWPGAGTIRLEQDVFSALAGQGQIYVHLTDGIWSQIKSAGSALYASRLYLSQYQLTHPERLAKHTPGGPRIRGNVYIHPTAKVAPSAVLGPNVSIGEGVTMGEGVRLRESIVLHGATLQEHTCVLHSIVGWGSTVGRWARVEGTPNDPNPNDPRAHMDSESLFKDGKLLPAITILGMLPRALGCEKPPQVMAMPCGSICVCVCVCVPLANIYPVSALCQVLCESQGA; this is encoded by the exons ATGCTCAAAGCTGTGATCCTGATTGGAGGCCCTCAAAAGG gGACTCGCTTCAGGCCTTTGTCATTTGAGGTGCCCAAACCACTCTTTCCTGTGGCGGGGGTCCCTATGATCCAGCACCACATTGAGGCTTGTGCCCAG GTCGCTGGGATGCAGGAGATTCTGCTCATTGGCTTCTACCAACCTGATGAGCCCCTTACCCGGTTCCTAGAAGCTGCCCAGCAGGAGTTTAATCTTCCGATCAG GTACCTGCAAGAATTTGCCCCCCTGGGCACAGGGGGTGGTCTCTACCATTTCCGGGACCAAATCCTGGCTGGAGGCCCCGAAGCCTTCTTCGTGCTCAACGCTGACGTCTGCTCCGACTTCCCCTTGAGCACTATGTTGGAGGTCCACAGACACCAGCCTCACCCTTTCTTGCTCCTTGGCACCACG GCTAACAGGACACAGTCCCTCAACTATGGCTGCATCGTGGAGAATCCACAGACGCATGAG gtccTGCACTATGTGGAGAAACCCAGCACTTTTGTCAGTGACATCATCAACTGTGGCATCTACCTCTTTTCCCCGGAAGCCCTGAAGCCCCTTCGGGATGTCTTCCAGCGTAATCAGCAGGATGGGCAACT GGAGGACTCGTCAGGCTTGTGGCCTGGGGCAGGTACCATCCGCCTGGAGCAGGATGTGTTCTCCGCCCTGGCCGGGCAGGGCCAGATCTATGTGCACCTCACTGACGGCATCTGGAGTCAGATCAAGTCTGCAGG CTCAGCCCTCTATGCCTCCCGCCTCTATCTGAGCCAGTACCAACTCACTCACCCAGAACGCCTGGCCAAGCACACCCCAGGGGGTCCACGGATTCGAG GAAACGTTTACATCCACCCAACAGCTAAGGTGGCCCCGTCTGCTGTG CTGGGCCCCAACGTCTCCATCGGGGAGGGGGTGACCATGGGCGAGGGTGTGCGGCTCCGAGAGAGCATTGTCCTCCATGGAGCCACACTGCAG GAGCACACGTGTGTTCTGCACAGCATCGTGGGCTGGGGGAGCACCGTAGGGCGCTGGGCCCGCGTGGAGGGTACCCCCAATGACCCCAATCCCAACGACCCCCGAGCCCACATGGACAGTGAGAGCCTATTCAAGGATGGGAAGCTGCTCCCTGCCATTACCATCCTAGGTATGCTTCCCAGGGCCCTAGGCTGTGAGAAACCTCCACAGGTGATGGCCATGCCCTGTGggagcatttgtgtgtgtgtgtgtgtgtgtgttcctttagCAAACATTTACCCAGTGTCTGCTCTATGCCAGGTCCTGTGTGAGTCACAGGGGGCATGA
- the SPEGNB gene encoding SPEG neighbor protein, whose product MSKAASAKKPVAAAPPPGCTLDIKDPQVQRAAIRIQASYRGHRSRKELREKGPPRVLEPLKDVVLIEGSAAKLTCRISAFPDPFIRWSKDGKELRDGPKYRYVFEDPDVVALVVRDGELADLGQYSINVTNPFGQCSDSARILVEVPAKIQKGPGNTKVRKGTTVTLTAEIMGEPAPDVGWTKDGEDINEDDRVFFEIGSTTTTLTIRRATPEDSGKYEVYVENSLGMDQSFARVDVA is encoded by the exons ATGTCCAAAGCAGCTTCTGCCAAAAAACCAGTGGCTGCAGCCCCGCCTCCAGGATGTACCCTGGATATCAAGGACCCCCAGGTCCAGAGGGCAGCCATTCGCATCCAGGCCTCTTACCGGGGCCACAG GTCCCGGAAGGAGCTGCGCGAGAAGGGGCCGCCGCGAGTGCTGGAGCCGCTGAAGGATGTGGTGCTGATTGAGGGCAGCGCGGCTAAGCTGACTTGCCGCATTTCGGCTTTCCCGGACCCATTCATCCGCTGGAGCAAGGACGGCAAGGAGTTGCGCGACGGGCCCAAGTATCGCTACGTCTTCGAGGACCCTGACGTAGTCGCACTGGTGGTGCGCGACGGCGAGCTGGCAGATCTGGGCCAGTACAGCATCAACGTAACCAACCCCTTCGGCCAGTGCTCCGACTCGGCACGCATCCTCGTGGAAG TACCGGCGAAGATTCAGAAGGGACCGGGTAACACTAAGGTGCGCAAAGGCACCACGGTAACGCTGACTGCCGAGATCATGGGCGAGCCTGCGCCCGACGTGGGCTGGACCAAGGACGGGGAAGACATCAATGAGGACGACAg AGTGTTCTTCGAGATCGGCAGTACCACCACGACGCTGACTATCCGCCGGGCCACGCCTGAGGACAGCGGCAAGTACGAGGTGTACGTGGAGAACAGCCTGGGCATGGACCAGAGCTTCGCTCGCGTGGACGTGGCCTGA
- the GMPPA gene encoding mannose-1-phosphate guanyltransferase alpha isoform X2: MLKAVILIGGPQKGTRFRPLSFEVPKPLFPVAGVPMIQHHIEACAQVAGMQEILLIGFYQPDEPLTRFLEAAQQEFNLPIRYLQEFAPLGTGGGLYHFRDQILAGGPEAFFVLNADVCSDFPLSTMLEVHRHQPHPFLLLGTTANRTQSLNYGCIVENPQTHEVLHYVEKPSTFVSDIINCGIYLFSPEALKPLRDVFQRNQQDGQLEDSSGLWPGAGTIRLEQDVFSALAGQGQIYVHLTDGIWSQIKSAGSALYASRLYLSQYQLTHPERLAKHTPGGPRIRGNVYIHPTAKVAPSAVLGPNVSIGEGVTMGEGVRLRESIVLHGATLQEHTCVLHSIVGWGSTVGRWARVEGTPNDPNPNDPRAHMDSESLFKDGKLLPAITILGCRVRIPAEVLILNSIVLPHKELSRSFTNQIIL, translated from the exons ATGCTCAAAGCTGTGATCCTGATTGGAGGCCCTCAAAAGG gGACTCGCTTCAGGCCTTTGTCATTTGAGGTGCCCAAACCACTCTTTCCTGTGGCGGGGGTCCCTATGATCCAGCACCACATTGAGGCTTGTGCCCAG GTCGCTGGGATGCAGGAGATTCTGCTCATTGGCTTCTACCAACCTGATGAGCCCCTTACCCGGTTCCTAGAAGCTGCCCAGCAGGAGTTTAATCTTCCGATCAG GTACCTGCAAGAATTTGCCCCCCTGGGCACAGGGGGTGGTCTCTACCATTTCCGGGACCAAATCCTGGCTGGAGGCCCCGAAGCCTTCTTCGTGCTCAACGCTGACGTCTGCTCCGACTTCCCCTTGAGCACTATGTTGGAGGTCCACAGACACCAGCCTCACCCTTTCTTGCTCCTTGGCACCACG GCTAACAGGACACAGTCCCTCAACTATGGCTGCATCGTGGAGAATCCACAGACGCATGAG gtccTGCACTATGTGGAGAAACCCAGCACTTTTGTCAGTGACATCATCAACTGTGGCATCTACCTCTTTTCCCCGGAAGCCCTGAAGCCCCTTCGGGATGTCTTCCAGCGTAATCAGCAGGATGGGCAACT GGAGGACTCGTCAGGCTTGTGGCCTGGGGCAGGTACCATCCGCCTGGAGCAGGATGTGTTCTCCGCCCTGGCCGGGCAGGGCCAGATCTATGTGCACCTCACTGACGGCATCTGGAGTCAGATCAAGTCTGCAGG CTCAGCCCTCTATGCCTCCCGCCTCTATCTGAGCCAGTACCAACTCACTCACCCAGAACGCCTGGCCAAGCACACCCCAGGGGGTCCACGGATTCGAG GAAACGTTTACATCCACCCAACAGCTAAGGTGGCCCCGTCTGCTGTG CTGGGCCCCAACGTCTCCATCGGGGAGGGGGTGACCATGGGCGAGGGTGTGCGGCTCCGAGAGAGCATTGTCCTCCATGGAGCCACACTGCAG GAGCACACGTGTGTTCTGCACAGCATCGTGGGCTGGGGGAGCACCGTAGGGCGCTGGGCCCGCGTGGAGGGTACCCCCAATGACCCCAATCCCAACGACCCCCGAGCCCACATGGACAGTGAGAGCCTATTCAAGGATGGGAAGCTGCTCCCTGCCATTACCATCCTAG GCTGCCGCGTCCGGATCCCCGCCGAGGTGCTCATACTGAACTCGATTGTTCTGCCGCACAAGGAGCTGAGCCGCAGCTTCACCAACCAGATCATCCTCTGA